The following proteins are encoded in a genomic region of Pyrus communis chromosome 11, drPyrComm1.1, whole genome shotgun sequence:
- the LOC137708961 gene encoding uncharacterized protein codes for MGDTSEKPTLSGMASHQKWEHPNHPLFLHHSDQPGAILVPQSLVEDNYGTWVQSMTMALTVKNKLGFVDGTVKKPHEEQFEELQQWNRCNNLVKTWLLGSMSKEISGSVIHCKDARHMWLDLQERFSHVNIVQLFHIENEIHDYVQGTMTVSTYFTKLKSLWDERDALCSIPTCGCDTKKEITSYIETQKTMKFLMGLNESYSTVRSNTLILEPLPTVNKAYSLVLRHERQVEVSSGRSTAQPEAAVFAVKGGS; via the coding sequence ATGGGCGATACATCAGAAAAGCCAACCCTTTCAGGCATGGCTTCGCATCAAAAGTGGGAACACCCCAATCACCCACTTTTCCTCCATCATTCAGACCAACCTGGTGCAATACTTGTGCCGCAATCTCTCGTGGAGGATAACTATGGCACATGGGTTCAATCCATGACCATGGCTTTGACAGTAAAgaacaaattagggtttgttgatGGAACGGTCAAGAAACCTCATGAAGAACAATTCGAAGAATTACAACAATGGAATCGATGCAACAACTTGGTAAAAACGTGGTTGCTCGGATCCATGTCCAAAGAAATTTCTGGGAGCGTCATACACTGCAAGGATGCACGGCATATGTGGCTTGACCTGCAAGAAAGGTTTTCCCATGTGAATATTGTCCAACTGTTTCACATCGAAAACGAGATTCACGACTATGTACAAGGTACTATGACCGTGAGCACATACTTCACCAAACTAAAAAGCCTTTGGGACGAACGAGATGCGTTGTGTTCTATCCCAACATGTGGCTGTGACACAAAGAAGGAGATCACCTCCTACATTGAAACCCAGAAGACGATGAAGTTTCTCATGGGTTTGAACGAGTCTTACTCTACTGTTCGCAGCAACACTCTCATTCTCGAGCCTTTGCCCACTGTTAACAAGGCTTACTCACTTGTTCTTCGTCATGAAAGGCAAGTCGAAGTCTCAAGTGGACGAAGTACTGCCCAACCAGAAGCTGCTGTATTCGCTGTCAAAGGTGGAAGCTGA